Proteins encoded within one genomic window of Salipaludibacillus agaradhaerens:
- a CDS encoding efflux RND transporter permease subunit yields the protein MFNSIIKSPKITLMFVFILVIIGVLTLFQLPQREIPQISLNIGTVSTVYPGGTPQEVEQQITIPLEEEIEVIEGVSDMSSVSTSGFSTIIVEVEDGVNQNDVFNDVQQAILSVSGRFPDEAMTPELSQEATLGALSSYHIFYEDRETLYELKDTLHEWQREVEGLSGVERTIVKGLPDHFFMIDVDSEALDELGLQLSSVITALEGELATQPLGVQRSDERNVQLALELIENEANIASIFVGIDEEGNSVYLEDVAEVAPMYDNANDLITLHEDEAALSFTIIPVEDASVPQLHEEVDALMTELAAEDLPDYMEMTLFYTQQTIVDDIFGDLAFSFLLAALSVIIVTLLGLNAASAIIVALAIPTSVFIGLIPLPFFNVDLNQISIIGLIIALGILVDDAIVVGDNIRYQYRQGLGPVDGALKGSKEVRTSIITSTLTIVVTFLPLVFISGSNGDFIRALPTVLIMTILASTVVALTFVPIFLIWRQKKQRRVRKKKHHAPKEGLFGKQIDRLADWYSDTILRKVVRHPWKVAIIGFLITTSFYALIPFIPVEFFPSTDRDEVTVEVRLPAGTPIDETEILLRDMRDVIVAEDEHIYETAIYAGDGLPPLFGSGIDNSNEETGHLLLRTNREAQSAEQTISRWTEELQERFSEAEIELTTIEAGPPVGAPIAVKLQGPDVETLMDMSYELQMKIEDLSNSGTVLDDMGPRRPTVVYTPVREELEESGITLSDISEQIALRTEGVPLMTFRTGEEAINLLLSVDKVEGSLPDLSEIEIPVQPQVNDALPETVTLDRLVDLAETEEIPQILREDGRRTVNVRVYPAVGNDEGLEEAIEAIGADVESRAGADYSVTVGGETEARTDFIIELFTLFLVVLFLIYIIMAIQFYSLSIPLLVMSTVYIAGAGAMAGLFLTRTGLGFMALMGIVSLAGIVVRNSIVLLEFIKQRRQQGMPLKEAVVEAGRVRLRPILLTAFTAIGALTPVALSGDVLFVPLAISIISGLLFSALITIILVPAIYTAFATKFGKG from the coding sequence CCCTCAAGAGGTGGAACAGCAAATAACGATACCATTAGAAGAGGAAATCGAGGTAATAGAAGGGGTAAGTGACATGTCTTCCGTCTCTACCTCTGGATTTTCTACAATTATTGTAGAGGTAGAAGATGGTGTTAATCAAAATGACGTATTTAATGATGTTCAACAAGCGATTCTTAGTGTAAGTGGTAGATTTCCAGACGAAGCCATGACACCTGAACTGTCTCAGGAAGCGACATTAGGTGCGTTATCAAGCTATCATATTTTTTATGAGGATCGTGAGACCCTTTATGAATTGAAAGATACCCTTCATGAGTGGCAGCGAGAGGTTGAAGGACTGTCTGGGGTAGAACGTACGATAGTAAAAGGATTGCCTGATCACTTTTTCATGATAGATGTGGATAGTGAGGCATTAGACGAGTTAGGGCTTCAACTATCGAGTGTCATCACAGCTTTAGAAGGTGAACTAGCCACTCAACCACTCGGCGTTCAAAGAAGTGACGAGAGAAATGTTCAATTAGCGTTAGAACTTATAGAAAATGAGGCTAACATTGCCAGCATATTCGTAGGCATTGATGAAGAGGGGAACAGCGTCTATCTTGAAGATGTGGCTGAAGTAGCCCCTATGTATGATAACGCCAATGATTTGATCACACTCCATGAGGATGAAGCAGCTCTCTCCTTTACAATCATTCCTGTGGAGGATGCTAGTGTCCCACAACTCCACGAGGAAGTGGATGCGTTAATGACAGAGTTAGCAGCAGAAGACTTGCCCGATTATATGGAGATGACCTTATTTTATACACAACAAACGATAGTAGATGACATTTTTGGAGATTTGGCATTCTCTTTTTTATTAGCCGCCCTGTCAGTTATTATTGTGACATTACTTGGCTTAAATGCTGCCTCAGCAATCATTGTGGCGTTAGCTATCCCTACATCTGTGTTTATTGGATTAATTCCATTGCCATTTTTTAATGTAGATTTAAATCAAATATCAATTATTGGTTTAATTATTGCCTTGGGAATTTTAGTAGATGATGCGATCGTTGTGGGAGATAATATCCGTTATCAGTATCGTCAAGGGTTAGGACCGGTTGATGGTGCTTTGAAAGGAAGCAAGGAAGTAAGAACGTCCATCATTACATCGACTTTGACGATCGTTGTCACATTTCTTCCACTCGTCTTTATTTCAGGAAGCAATGGTGATTTTATTAGAGCACTCCCTACTGTGTTAATTATGACGATTTTAGCTTCCACAGTAGTAGCATTAACTTTCGTTCCAATATTTTTGATTTGGAGACAGAAAAAACAGCGTCGGGTAAGGAAGAAAAAGCACCATGCTCCGAAGGAAGGACTGTTTGGTAAACAGATTGACAGATTAGCGGACTGGTACAGTGATACTATTTTACGAAAAGTTGTCCGACATCCTTGGAAAGTCGCTATTATAGGCTTTTTAATCACGACAAGTTTTTACGCCTTAATTCCCTTTATTCCTGTTGAATTTTTTCCGTCAACGGACCGAGATGAAGTCACTGTGGAAGTGAGGCTCCCAGCAGGTACGCCTATAGATGAAACAGAAATTTTACTTAGGGACATGAGAGATGTGATAGTAGCAGAGGATGAACATATTTATGAAACGGCCATTTACGCTGGTGATGGTTTGCCACCGTTATTTGGAAGTGGTATAGATAACAGTAATGAAGAAACAGGCCACTTGTTATTAAGAACGAACAGGGAGGCACAATCGGCTGAACAAACTATTTCACGATGGACTGAAGAATTGCAGGAGAGATTCAGTGAAGCCGAGATTGAGCTGACGACGATAGAAGCAGGACCACCAGTGGGAGCACCTATTGCTGTGAAGCTGCAAGGTCCTGATGTAGAGACATTAATGGACATGAGCTATGAATTACAAATGAAAATAGAAGATCTTTCTAATAGTGGCACGGTTCTAGATGATATGGGACCACGCCGACCTACAGTCGTATATACGCCAGTGCGAGAGGAACTTGAAGAAAGCGGAATAACCTTGAGTGATATTAGCGAACAAATCGCACTTCGAACAGAAGGGGTGCCATTAATGACTTTCCGAACAGGAGAGGAAGCCATCAACCTACTCTTGTCAGTTGACAAGGTAGAAGGAAGTTTACCAGACTTATCAGAAATTGAGATTCCTGTTCAGCCACAAGTGAATGACGCTCTTCCTGAAACAGTCACTTTAGATCGTTTAGTCGATTTAGCTGAAACTGAAGAAATTCCGCAAATTTTACGGGAAGACGGACGCCGAACAGTTAATGTGAGAGTGTACCCAGCAGTGGGAAATGATGAGGGGCTTGAGGAAGCGATTGAAGCAATTGGGGCTGATGTTGAGAGCCGAGCGGGAGCTGACTATTCAGTTACTGTTGGTGGAGAAACAGAGGCAAGGACAGATTTCATTATTGAATTGTTTACGCTGTTTCTCGTCGTCTTGTTCCTCATTTATATCATTATGGCAATCCAATTTTATTCGTTGAGTATCCCATTGTTAGTGATGAGCACGGTCTATATTGCTGGAGCTGGTGCCATGGCAGGCTTGTTCTTGACGAGAACCGGGTTAGGCTTTATGGCGTTAATGGGAATTGTCTCACTAGCAGGAATTGTCGTGAGAAATTCAATCGTACTTTTAGAATTTATTAAACAGCGACGACAACAAGGCATGCCGTTAAAGGAAGCGGTAGTTGAAGCTGGCCGCGTCCGCTTACGGCCGATCCTACTGACGGCTTTCACAGCTATAGGGGCATTGACCCCAGTAGCATTGAGTGGAGATGTGTTGTTCGTTCCTCTGGCAATATCAATTATTTCCGGTTTACTCTTTTCTGCTTTAATCACGATAATCCTTGTACCAGCTATTTACACAGCATTTGCCACTAAATTTGGAAAAGGATAA